The region GGCGCTTGCTTGTCCTCAATGTATTTGTTACTTTGCAGTGCCGTAGAGGTATGTCTATTGATCTTCCGGAAGGGGGCCACGATGGCCGGAGAGGACGCCACTCAGGATCCGCAGACGTATGCCATCATCGGGGCGGCAATGGCTGTTCACACCGAACTCGGCTGCGGTTTCGTGGAGCCCGTCTATCAGGAAGCGTTGGCGCTTGAGTTGCGGCGGCAGCGCATTCCTTTTCAGCGGGAGGTTGAGCTCCCGATCTACTACAGGGATCAACGGCTCACCACCATCTACCGAGCCGACTTCATCTGTGAGGGGACCATCCTTGTCGAACTGAAAGCGCTCGGTAAGCTGACTGAGCGTGAGAACGCACAGGTCATCAACTACCTCAAGGCGAGCGGCCTCCGGAAAGGCCTGCTCCTCAACTTCGGCGAGGTCAGCCTCCAGTACCGCCGCCTCGTCAACGGCCCACAATGATCAGCAGTTCTCTATTGGGGATCCGTTAATCCGCGTAATCTGTGAAATCTGTGGATGCCTTCTGTCGTCTGATGCCGGCATCAGCTCTCGTGCGGCGGCGCGTCGAAGCGGTAGCCGATGCCCCGCACGGTCTGGATATATATGGGCCGGTGCTGGTCCGGCTCGATCTGCCGGCGGAGGGTGTTCACGCACTGATCGACGCTGCGCGGCGTCACGAAGACGCTGTGCCCCCAGACGGCGTTGAGCATCTGGTTGCGCGTCAGCGCCCGGCCCTCGCGTTCGACCAGCAGCACGAGCAGGTCGAACTGCTTCGGCGTCACGTGGATCTCTTCCCCGTCGCGGCTGAGCCGGCGGGCCTGCAGATCAAGGGCGAACGGACCGAACCGGATGACCTGCGGCCGCTCCCGCCGGCGACGCCGCAGCAGCGCCGCCACGCGCGCCATGAGTTCCAGCACGCCGAACGGCTTCGTGACATAGTCGTCCGCGCCGAGTTCAAGCCCCAGGACGACATCCGACTCCTGCCCCTTCGCCGTGAGCATGATGACGGGCATTTCGAGTCCCTCGCGGCGGATGAGGCGGCAGACCTCATAGCCGTTGATCCTGGGCAGCATGATGTCGAGCACGATCAGGTCCGGCCGGGCGTCCAATGCCGCGCTCAGCCCTGTCTCGCCGTCGGCGGCGGTAAGGACGCGGTAGCCTTCGAACTCGAAGTTGCCCTTCAGCCCCTCGAGCATCGCCGCATCGTCTTCCACAATCAGGATCGTCTCGTCGGGCATGGTTGATGCCTCAGGCCTCCGTCTCGCGGGCGATGGGCACCCGCACGGTGAAGGTGCTGCCCTCGCCCGGGGTGCTCTCGACGTCTATGGTGCCGCCGTGCGCGTCTACGATGAACTTCACGATGCTCAGGCCCAGGCCGCAGCCTTCGGCGCGGCGCGCCAGATGGCTGTCGGCCTGGAAGAAGCGCTCGAAGGCGCGCCGTGCTTCACGCCGTGACATGCCGATGCCGTTGTCGGAGACGCGGAAGCAGACGGCGCCGTCAGCCGTCTCGGCCGAGAGTGCGATGCGCTTGTCCCGGCCGGTGTACTTACAGGCGTTGTCCAGCAGGTTGAGCAAGACGGTCACCAGCGCGTCGTGGTCGCCGCTGACCGCCGGCAGCGCTGGCGGCACGTTGACGTCGAATCGGCAGCCGCTCGCGCTGAACCGCTCGGCCACAACGTTCGCCGCCTCGTGAACGACCTCCTCGGGATGCAGTTCCGCCATTTCGAACGCCCGCTTGTTGCGCTCCATGCGTGAGAAGGTCAGGAAGTTGTCGATCAGCCGGGCCAGCCTTTCGTTCTCGCTGACGAGCAGGTCCAGGTAGCGCCGCGCCTGCGCCTCGTTCTCGAACCGCCCCTCGCGCAGTGTTTCAGCGAACATGCGGATGCACGCCAGCGGCGTCTTCAGCTCGTGCGTCACGGTGGCGACGAAGTCGTTCTTCAGCCGCGTCAGCTTCGCCTGCCGCAGCAGCGAGCGCCCGCCGACCAAGGCCAGAAGCACGACGGCGCCGATGCTCAGCAGCCCGGCCCAGAGGTAGCCGGCCGTCTCCCGCCCTGCCGCCTCGGAGAAAGGATCGCCGCCCTCCAGCATCAGCGCCAGCCGCCATCCGGGAAGCCGGTCCCCCGGCGATGCGGTCAGGAAGGCCTCCCCGCCATCCGGCGCACCCGGACGGCGCAGCACGATCGACGCGCCGGGCATGGCTCCGGTCTCCCGCGCGAGGAGCTGCATCTCGTCCAGCAGCCCCTCCTCGCAAAACAGCCCCACAACGCGGCCGTCGGCCGACGCGAGCCGCCAGACGCCCGGCAGCCCGGACGCCGTCAGCTCCGGCGCCGCAGGCGGTGTGGGGATGCGGGCCAGGTAGTCGGCCGCCAGGTCCTCGGCCGCGAGCGTGGGAAAGGCGAGCGCCTCCCCCTCAGTCTCTCGCAGCCGATGCATGAGGAAGCGGCGCTGCGCGGGCGGCATGGCGGGAGGGCCGTAGTCGTTCAGGCGTGCGATAAGCGCTTCGCGCAGTGCCAGGCGGCGGGCGTCGGCCGAATCCGGGATCAGTTCCAGCGCACGCAGCCCGGCCGGAGGCGCGACGAGACGGCCGGCGGAATCCCGGACCTCCGCCTGCCCGGGATCCGAAAACAGCCCCCCCAGCAGGTCCGCGGCCTTCGCGGCGTCGCCTGCCGTCACCAGGGACTGCGCCTCGGCCCAGACGCCCGGCGGACGGGGAGTGATCGCGGGCAGCACGGCGGCCGGCGCCGGATAGGCCACGCCTCCGGCTTCGTCATAGATGACGGCGGCGTCGCACGCGCGGGAAGACACAAGCGCGGCAAACCGTTCCGCCGGCGGCGCCTCGGCGGCCGTCTGTTCAAGGCGGCCGGCCTTGTCGTTCCAGCGGTTCGAGACCGCATCCGCCGCCGCGTGCAGCCGCGGCTCATACACGTCGATCAGCTTCTGCCGCACGGCCAGGCGC is a window of Candidatus Brocadiaceae bacterium DNA encoding:
- a CDS encoding HAMP domain-containing histidine kinase produces the protein MARSEFRRVGSTGAGAGGGSWRLLLLLALAVAVPTACVLWFMGQAVRNTRLAVRQKLIDVYEPRLHAAADAVSNRWNDKAGRLEQTAAEAPPAERFAALVSSRACDAAVIYDEAGGVAYPAPAAVLPAITPRPPGVWAEAQSLVTAGDAAKAADLLGGLFSDPGQAEVRDSAGRLVAPPAGLRALELIPDSADARRLALREALIARLNDYGPPAMPPAQRRFLMHRLRETEGEALAFPTLAAEDLAADYLARIPTPPAAPELTASGLPGVWRLASADGRVVGLFCEEGLLDEMQLLARETGAMPGASIVLRRPGAPDGGEAFLTASPGDRLPGWRLALMLEGGDPFSEAAGRETAGYLWAGLLSIGAVVLLALVGGRSLLRQAKLTRLKNDFVATVTHELKTPLACIRMFAETLREGRFENEAQARRYLDLLVSENERLARLIDNFLTFSRMERNKRAFEMAELHPEEVVHEAANVVAERFSASGCRFDVNVPPALPAVSGDHDALVTVLLNLLDNACKYTGRDKRIALSAETADGAVCFRVSDNGIGMSRREARRAFERFFQADSHLARRAEGCGLGLSIVKFIVDAHGGTIDVESTPGEGSTFTVRVPIARETEA
- a CDS encoding response regulator transcription factor, with the translated sequence MPDETILIVEDDAAMLEGLKGNFEFEGYRVLTAADGETGLSAALDARPDLIVLDIMLPRINGYEVCRLIRREGLEMPVIMLTAKGQESDVVLGLELGADDYVTKPFGVLELMARVAALLRRRRRERPQVIRFGPFALDLQARRLSRDGEEIHVTPKQFDLLVLLVEREGRALTRNQMLNAVWGHSVFVTPRSVDQCVNTLRRQIEPDQHRPIYIQTVRGIGYRFDAPPHES
- a CDS encoding GxxExxY protein, which encodes MAGEDATQDPQTYAIIGAAMAVHTELGCGFVEPVYQEALALELRRQRIPFQREVELPIYYRDQRLTTIYRADFICEGTILVELKALGKLTERENAQVINYLKASGLRKGLLLNFGEVSLQYRRLVNGPQ